The window AATCACTCAAAATACGATATTATTAAGCCTGGAGATATTGTAGATATTGAAATTGATGCTCGGGCTGCACGCGATTTTGGCGGTCCAAATGTGGTTAAAACCATGATAGAAAAAAATCTTACTCTCGACGATCCATCAAAAACCTTTTTCACTTTTGATACCAACCCCACAGGCTCCGATCAAAAATATGCTGTCAATCAGCAAATTGTAAGAGTTTGGGCACGAAATAATGGTGTAAAAGTCTACGATATCAACAATGGAATAGGAACACATACTATGATTAACGATGGTTTGGTAGTACCCGGGGCAACAGCTGTTACCACCGACTCGCACGCAAATATATTAGGTGCTATCGGAGCATTTGGACAAGGAATGGGCGATCAGGATATTGCAGCAGCATTTAATAGTGGGAAAGTATGGTTTAAAGTCCCGGAATCCATTAAATTAATTATCAATGGTTTTCCGCCCAAAAGCGTTACTGCTAAAGATATTGTTTTAAATTTATTAAATGAGTTTGGTGCTAATACTTTATTGGGTTATTCCGTTGAATTATATGGTGAACTTATTGACAGTCTGAGTCTTTCCGATAGAATTACTATCGCCAGTATGGGAACGGAAATGGGTGTAATAATTCTGCTCTTCCCTCCTAACGATGAGATAATGGCTTTTTCTGAAAAAGCTTGCGGAAGAAAACTAAAAAGAATTGCTGCTGATGAAAATGCTGTTTATGCAAAAACTATCGAAATAGATGCAACTACGTTTGTTCCTATGGTTTCTCGTCCCGGAGCACCTCATGATACCATTGCTATTCCCGAAGAAGATAAAATTAAAATCGACTCTGCCTTTATAGGGAGTTGTACTAACGGACGTATAGAAGATATGCGCGAAGTAGCACGGATTTTAAAAGGAAAGAAAGTAGCACCCGGGGTTGTACTAAAGATTGTACCTACTACCGATAGTGTTTGGAGGCAAGCAATGGATGAAGGTTTATTTACCATCTTTAAAGACGCAGGAGCATTAATTTCAAACGCCGGTTGTGCAGGCTGTGCAGCAGGACAAGTGGGTCAAAACGGACCCGGAGAAATCACTGTAAGTACCGGTAACCGTAACTTTCCCGGAAAACAAGGAAAAGGAAGTGTATATTTAGCATCGCCTACTTCCACAGCCGCTTCAGCAGTTGCGGGATATATTACCGATGAGCATCATATACCCAAAGTTCCATTAACTTTTCATCCTGATGAAAAATTAAAACGCTTAGAAAAGGCATCAAGCGATGAACAAATTGTAGAAAAACCAAAAATAATAGAAGGTCGTGTTTGGTATATTACCGAAGACAATATAGATACTGATATGATTTTCCATAATCGCTATTTATCAATAACCGATATTGAAGAAATGGGACAATATACCTTTGATAATTTAGAAGGATATAAAGACTTTTCGAGCAAGGCTAAAGCAGGAGATATTGTAATTGTTACTAAGAATTTCGGAAGTGGAAGTTCTCGGCAGCAAGCGGTAGATTGTTTTAAATCACTTGGCATTCAAGCTATTATAGCAGAATCTTTTGGGGCAATCTATGAGCGAAATGCTATTAATGCTGCCTTTCCCATTATGACTTATAAATCTGTTGAAGCTTTAAAATTAAGTGATGGCGATACTATTAGGGTTAATTTTGAAAATGGTCTTATTGAAAATATAAGTAAAAATACAAAAGTTAAAGTAAATCCTT is drawn from Bacteroidales bacterium and contains these coding sequences:
- a CDS encoding 3-isopropylmalate dehydratase large subunit; its protein translation is MNIIEKIIANHSKYDIIKPGDIVDIEIDARAARDFGGPNVVKTMIEKNLTLDDPSKTFFTFDTNPTGSDQKYAVNQQIVRVWARNNGVKVYDINNGIGTHTMINDGLVVPGATAVTTDSHANILGAIGAFGQGMGDQDIAAAFNSGKVWFKVPESIKLIINGFPPKSVTAKDIVLNLLNEFGANTLLGYSVELYGELIDSLSLSDRITIASMGTEMGVIILLFPPNDEIMAFSEKACGRKLKRIAADENAVYAKTIEIDATTFVPMVSRPGAPHDTIAIPEEDKIKIDSAFIGSCTNGRIEDMREVARILKGKKVAPGVVLKIVPTTDSVWRQAMDEGLFTIFKDAGALISNAGCAGCAAGQVGQNGPGEITVSTGNRNFPGKQGKGSVYLASPTSTAASAVAGYITDEHHIPKVPLTFHPDEKLKRLEKASSDEQIVEKPKIIEGRVWYITEDNIDTDMIFHNRYLSITDIEEMGQYTFDNLEGYKDFSSKAKAGDIVIVTKNFGSGSSRQQAVDCFKSLGIQAIIAESFGAIYERNAINAAFPIMTYKSVEALKLSDGDTIRVNFENGLIENISKNTKVKVNPFYEVQMEIYQQGGLF